One Uloborus diversus isolate 005 chromosome 7, Udiv.v.3.1, whole genome shotgun sequence genomic window, GGCATTGTCATGCAGCAAGATGACCCCATTCGTCAATCTTCCGGGTCGTTTGTTCTTGATAGAGACACGCAGGCGATCCAGCGTTTCGCAATATCGGGCACTATTGATAGTCTCTCTAGGTTTAGCAAATTCGATCAGTAATGGCCCCTgacgatcgaaaaaaaaagtcaacagcaCCTTACCTGCGGAGATGACGGCCTTTGCTTTCTTTGGGGGTGGCGAATTCAAATGTTTCCACTGTAAGCTCTGCCGGCGTGTTTCAGGCTCGTAGTGGTGGCACCATGATTCGTCCCCTGTCACAATTGCAGTCAAGAAGTCGTTACCCTCATTGTGATACCGGATCAGATGAGTCAAGGCAGCGCCGAACCTCTCTGTCTTCTGGCGGTCGTTCAAAATCTTGGGCATCCATTCAGCACACAAGAGCCGATAACCGAGATGGTCATGAATTATGGTGTGAACCGAACCGTGACTGATGTTCACATGCTCTGCCAGTTCATCGATGCTTATCCTCCGTTCTTGTCTAATCAGCTCATCATCCTGTGCAATTGTGTTGGGGGTGATTGCACGGTGGCTTTGGCCCGGTCTTGGATCGTCTTTGCAACTTTCACGTCCTTCTTTGAACCGTTTGCACCAACGCTTCACAGTGGCCAATGAAATGCAATGTTCACCGTACACGGCAGCCATACGGCGACTAATTTCGTGTTGGGAAACACCTTCAGCAGTCAAAAACCTGACCACACCACGCTGTTCATCTCTTGGAGCGTCCATTATGTCACGAACCGATTTCAACCCGGATTATGGGAACATTAAAGAACTATTATCCTCACACTTACGTATCACTTTTGTAAATGAGGGTTGCCTGTGTGCTGCGCGCATGCGTCGC contains:
- the LOC129226991 gene encoding histone-lysine N-methyltransferase SETMAR-like → MDAPRDEQRGVVRFLTAEGVSQHEISRRMAAVYGEHCISLATVKRWCKRFKEGRESCKDDPRPGQSHRAITPNTIAQDDELIRQERRISIDELAEHVNISHGSVHTIIHDHLGYRLLCAEWMPKILNDRQKTERFGAALTHLIRYHNEGNDFLTAIVTGDESWCHHYEPETRRQSLQWKHLNSPPPKKAKAVISAGKVLLTFFFDRQGPLLIEFAKPRETINSARYCETLDRLRVSIKNKRPGRLTNGVILLHDNARPHVADVVKTKLAKFKWETLHHPPYSPDLSPCDFHIFGQLKKHLKGTRFVSDDAVKESVSEFLKQQPKEFYENGITRLVSQWDKCLNAHGDYF